The genomic segment GGCGGCCTCCTCCAGTTCAACTGGAATCCCTTCAAAGAAACCTCTCAAAAAGAACGCATTGAAGGCAACGCTTCCTATACCGCTTGTCAGCATAATTGTAAGTGGATTGTCCATTAGAAACTTCACTCTTCTTACCATGTCGAACTGGGGTATAGTTAGCAGAAGCCCCGGAACTGCCAGAGTTGCTATCAGAATAGAAAACCATAGCTCCTTTCCGGGAAATTTGAACCGCGCGAAACCATACGCAGTGAGAGAAGAGAGAAATACATTCAACAATACCGCCGGTACGGTTATTTTCACGCTGTTCCAGAAGTAGAGTTTGAAGTCTGCCTCTATCCACACTGAAACGTAGTTTTTCAGCGTTGCGGGATCGGGAACGAGTTGAGGCGGTATAGTAAATATGTATGCCGATTCTTTGAGC from the Mesotoga infera genome contains:
- a CDS encoding carbohydrate ABC transporter permease, whose product is MKKIITSIIIYVSLILGAVIMCFPFYYMIITSLKESAYIFTIPPQLVPDPATLKNYVSVWIEADFKLYFWNSVKITVPAVLLNVFLSSLTAYGFARFKFPGKELWFSILIATLAVPGLLLTIPQFDMVRRVKFLMDNPLTIMLTSGIGSVAFNAFFLRGFFEGIPVELEEAAELDGCNAFKTFWKVAMPMARPALATLVILSFMGVWDDYFWPSLILRERSQWTLPIGILGFRAQHSVQWHLLFAGTMIAILPVLVIYVVFQKYFVKTVAEGGLKL